The following proteins come from a genomic window of Rutidosis leptorrhynchoides isolate AG116_Rl617_1_P2 chromosome 10, CSIRO_AGI_Rlap_v1, whole genome shotgun sequence:
- the LOC139871144 gene encoding uncharacterized protein — translation MNGTFQSWMTPIIEFLNKGTLLIDSSEARKIKMKAPMYLLDKGILYRKSFLGPHLRCLNPTQAESIIREVHEGMCALHSGHKTVAFKIMRLGYYWPSMYRDAAEVIRKCQSCRDPS, via the coding sequence atgaacgggacatttcagagttgGATGACACCAATAATAGAATTTCTAAACAAAGGTACATTGCTGATAGATTCAAGTGAAGCAAGAAAGATTAAGATGAAAGCACCAATGTATCTGTTAGATAAGGGAATTTTATACAGAAAGTCTTTCTTGGGACCTCATTTGCGGTGTCTTAATCCAACTCAAGCGGAGTCAATCATACGGGAAGTGCACGAGGGAATGTGCGCTTTGCACTCAGGACACAAAACAGTTGCGTTCAAAATAATGCGGCTTGGATATTACTGGCCATCGATGTACAGAGATGCTGCAGAAGTAATACGCAAATGTCAgtcgtgtagagacccgtcctaa